From the Montipora capricornis isolate CH-2021 chromosome 2, ASM3666992v2, whole genome shotgun sequence genome, one window contains:
- the LOC138039039 gene encoding uncharacterized protein, with product MRLYRYELVEALLKAGIPLSKADSLRPFLEKYGHRLTSRNHLAEFIPTIHQKEIDLVKSEIAANSAFSVIFDGSTRLGEALAIVVRFIDKDWNIQQRLLKLEVLAKSMNGEELAQRLIQCMAVEYKIQPNQLLAAMRDGASVNEAGLRQVMFFFPNIFNVICFSHTIDNVGKHFEFSVLDTFSRCWNTMFSLSPAARLLWKTRTGTAMRLHSKTRWWSKWEVLNQVMEFFGDVEPFLRENDNLSPVCRASLLEIFDDPVTARDLDIELAAMIDAGKHFVQATYYLEGDGPLVFACYERLSALAHAIAIDSFPNTEAKARQHAGRNMALYNQLVAQGKACINPGFRFYQQKFSLQFHNVVRAFKAARLCCPVQVQALRPTAVSVQELKQFSFITDAEVVQLVEELPNYLATADGAAIETEEDKVQWWATHAAALPNWSAAVKKILLVQPSSASAERVFSLLQNAFSKQQEAALEETVETSVMLRYNDNKRT from the coding sequence ATGAGGCTCTATCGATACGAGCTCGTGGAAGCTCTGCTGAAGGCAGGTATCCCTCTTTCAAAAGCCGACAGTTTGcgaccatttcttgaaaaatatggtcATCGCCTGACATCTCGGAACCATCTCGCAGAATTCATTCCCACGATTCATCAGAAGGAGATAGACTTAGTGAAATCCGAAATAGCTGCCAACAGTGCTTTTTCTGTGATCTTTGATGGGAGCACCAGGCTTGGGGAAGCGTTGGCAATTGTCGTCCGCTTCATTGACAAAGATTGGAATATACAGCAGAGGCTTCTCAAACTTGAAGTTCTAGCCAAGAGCATGAATGGGGAAGAGCTTGCTCAAAGACTGATTCAGTGCATGGCTGTGGAGTATAAAATACAGCCGAACCAGCTTCTAGCAGCAATGAGAGATGGTGCCTCAGTAAATGAGGCTGGATTGCGTCAAGTCATGTTTTTCTTTCCCAATATTTTTAATGTCATCTGTTTCTCACACACAATCGACAATGTTGGGAAACACTTTGAATTTAGTGTCCTAGACACATTTTCTAGGTGTTGGAACACCATGTTTTCTCTAAGTCCAGCTGCCCGGCTGTTGTGGAAGACAAGAACTGGCACAGCAATGCGACTTCATTCCAAAACCAGATGGTGGAGCAAATGGGAAGTCCTCAATCAGGTAATGGAGTTTTTTGGGGACGTTGAGCCCTTCCTAAGAGAAAATGATAACCTGTCTCCTGTTTGCCGTGCAAGCCTGTTGGAGATTTTTGATGATCCAGTTACTGCTAGAGACTTAGACATTGAGCTTGCTGCTATGATTGATGCGGGCAAGCACTTTGTTCAAGCAACTTATTATCTTGAGGGGGATGGTCCCTTAGTATTTGCTTGCTATGAACGTTTGTCTGCATTAGCACATGCAATAGCCATTGACTCTTTTCCAAACACCGAGGCCAAAGCTCGCCAACATGCAGGTAGAAATATGGCATTGTACAACCAGTTAGTTGCCCAAGGAAAGGCATGCATCAATCCAGGCTTCCGCTTTTACCAACAGAAATTCAGTTTGCAGTTCCACAATGTTGTTCGTGCATTTAAGGCTGCACGCTTATGTTGCCCAGTACAGGTGCAAGCACTACGTCCAACTGCTGTATCAGTCCAGGAACTAAAGCAATTTAGTTTCATTACTGATGCAGAGGTTGTACAGCTTGTGGAAGAGCTGCCAAACTATCTGGCCACTGCTGATGGTGCAGCCATTGAAACAGAAGAAGACAAAGTACAGTGGTGGGCTACACATGCCGCTGCTCTCCCAAATTGGTCTGCTGCAGTCAAAAAGATCTTGTTGGTGCAGCCTAGTTCAGCATCGGCTGAGCGAGTGTTTAGCCTGCTACAAAATGCATTTAGCAAGCAGCAAGAGGCAGCATTAGAGGAAACAGTGGAAACATCGGTCATGTTACGTTACAATGACAATAAGCGCACATGA
- the LOC138035584 gene encoding steroid 17-alpha-hydroxylase/17,20 lyase-like produces the protein MERVISPEITMLFTTVLCFASVTIVVLTFLKLSNVRRKTPPGPFGLPVFGNLFQLGDSPHIALSKMAKVYGSVFSIRLGWRRAIVLNSHDVVKEALSKRACHFSSRPPFHSFQIISNGGRSLAFGDFGTGYQRKKKLAMRALYAVFSNVSRFDTLAQEVSERLCSSLTEAATSEALDFSEQLRTLVINFAFRLTFGDNLKRDFTLALQNILRRGTDFVENSSAINLLDFFPWLHFALRKQCKALEDSVKELIDFFRSVYSLHRHVNVEEAGVNVAATLDRVIQDEMLVTKANPNGGINMEEAEDDRLDEESMMTLIADVFGAGIDTVSTALTWALLFILSNPGLQHDLQAELKREVGTERLPTLADRARLPLLQATVLETLRKATVIPLAIPHYASEDSSVAGYFVPKGTLVLANLWAVNHDPNYFHRPDMFDPYRFLDENGQVLVAQQAFTLPFSTGGRRCLGATLAKAQLFMFLGCMLQRLNFQLATSKEELSFDGNYGLTLRPRPFKVYVRPREMRQ, from the coding sequence ATGGAGCGTGTCATTTCCCCCGAAATTACGATGCTTTTTACAACCGTTTTGTGCTTTGCTTCTGTAACTATCGTAGTTCTCACCTTCCTGAAATTGTCCAATGTTCGGAGAAAAACTCCTCCCGGGCCGTTCGGTCTGCCCGTATTTGGAAACTTGTTTCAGCTCGGGGATTCTCCGCACATCGCTCTGTCAAAGATGGCCAAAGTCTATGGAAGCGTCTTCTCCATTCGCCTTGGTTGGAGGAGAGCAATCGTTTTGAACAGCCACGATGTCGTGAAAGAGGCCTTATCAAAAAGGGCTTGCCATTTCTCCTCCAGACCACCATTTCAtagttttcaaataatcagcAATGGAGGTCGGAGCCTTGCGTTTGGTGACTTTGGAACAGGGTatcagagaaagaaaaaactagCAATGCGTGCTTTGTACGCTGTTTTCAGCAATGTGAGCCGTTTTGACACTTTGGCACAAGAGGTTTCTGAGCGCCTATGCAGCTCTTTGACAGAAGCCGCAACGAGTGAAGCTCTCGACTTTTCAGAGCAACTGAGAACTTTAGTCATTAACTTTGCGTTTAGACTTACTTTTGGAGATAACTTAAAAAGAGACTTTACGCTGGCGTTGCAGAATATTTTGCGGAGAGGAACTGATTTTGTTGAGAATAGCTCTGCTATAAACTTGTTAGACTTTTTCCCATGGCTTCATTTTGCTCTACGCAAGCAGTGCAAGGCTTTAGAAGACTCTGTCAAAGAACTCATTGATTTTTTCAGAAGCGTTTACAGTTTGCATCGCCATGTAAATGTTGAGGAGGCAGGCGTCAATGTTGCCGCAACTCTGGATAGAGTCATCCAAGACGAAATGTTGGTCACAAAAGCGAACCCAAACGGTGGAATTAACATGGAGGAAGCAGAGGATGATCGCCTGGATGAAGAATCCATGATGACGTTGATAGCAGATGTTTTTGGTGCAGGAATTGATACAGTGTCTACCGCACTAACCTGGGCACTGCTTTTTATTCTCTCTAATCCTGGACTACAGCACGACTTGCAGGCAGAACTGAAGCGAGAGGTAGGAACAGAGCGATTGCCTACGCTTGCAGACCGTGCACGGTTGCCTCTGTTACAAGCCACAGTTCTAGAAACTTTGCGGAAGGCTACAGTCATTCCACTGGCAATACCACACTATGCCTCTGAAGACTCTAGCGTTGCTGGTTATTTTGTACCGAAAGGAACGCTTGTGTTGGCGAATCTATGGGCAGTTAATCACGATCCCAATTACTTTCATCGCCCAGACATGTTTGATCCATATCGTTTCCTTGATGAAAATGGTCAAGTTCTTGTTGCACAGCAGGCCTTCACCCTTCCCTTTTCCACAGGTGGACGGCGCTGTCTCGGTGCAACCCTCGCAAAAGCTCAGCTCTTTATGTTTCTGGGGTGCATGCTGCAGCGCCTAAATTTTCAGCTTGCCACAAGCAAAGAAGAGCTATCCTTCGATGGAAACTATGGATTAACCCTGAGGCCTCGTCCTTTTAAGGTGTATGTTCGACCGAGAGAAATGAGGCAATAA
- the LOC138037847 gene encoding 52 kDa repressor of the inhibitor of the protein kinase-like gives MLRLRCTSRELVNMASLSGQVERQPVCRKEDCSPFDIGTVYKGIASFSDAEKFRFIESVWKPDLLFEFPASKETSGKQRKFRQEWLVKYPWLVYSKYLDGAFCLPCVCFGMECGRNGAKLDKLFRSPLTFWTTACSRMESHASGKSEIHKFSVMAMQNFLSEMRRQTTPIDQQLNRLIQAQIDENREKMKSIVKTVIFCGQNNIPLRGKRDDNPDDRNLQGNFQALLEFRIDSGDLKLKEHLENAPRNATYRSKTIQNEIIETVGNYISSKIIAEVKQSRMFSVMADEAADVSNKENLSLVLRYVDSSKNIREEFVGFYLCGEETTGNAIKELIINTVRDLGLTMDNCRGQSYDGAGNMAGRYVGASTLIQNQFPKAIYVHCMNHRLNLCVADTCSLSMVQNMMGTVRKLSEFFSNSPKRQHHLVDKIKELLPNSNHRILIDVCRTRWIARIDGLDRIVELLVPVLSTLEDVQLNKDKNGVVRAGTWNPKSRDDARSLLNAVTFGFIVTLVIVKYILNLTRPATVKLQSEEMDILKAEQEITTLQNALKDMQTNIEGHHHRLFDEAVQLSQKVGLEPSRPRIVQRQIFRSNCPASNPEAYYRINLTQVFLDHCLQQLQSRFPQGAYVCFKGFSVIPSVLLKTPSTWKAQIQEFCHHYARDLPNVVGLPAELELWQRIWTEKKEKAEDIPEKIANTLKSVDPVSFPNIFTILKILATIPVTSCSCERSISCLRYLKNYLRATMGEERLNGLALMHAHRDIPLDLDEIINLFASLHPRRMRMANILCSDSRDD, from the coding sequence ATGCTGCGTTTGCGGTGCACTAGTCGTGAACTAGTCAATATGGCGTCACTTTCAGGGCAGGTCGAGCGTCAGCCTGTTTGTCGAAAGGAAGATTGTTCACCGTTTGATATCGGTACTGTGTATAAAGGCATTGCTTCGTTTTCCGATGCTGAAAAGTTTCGATTTATTGAAAGCGTTTGGAAGCCAGATCTGCTGTTCGAATTTCCGGCTTCGAAAGAAACTTCTGGAAAGCAGCGAAAGTTTCGACAGGAATGGCTCGTGAAATACCCTTGGCTTGTTTATTCAAAGTATTTAGATGGTGCGTTTTGTTTGCCTTGTGTCTGTTTCGGAATGGAGTGTGGCAGAAATGGCGCCAAATTAGACAAACTGTTCCGATCCCCGCTTACATTTTGGACAACGGCGTGTAGCAGGATGGAAAGTCACGCGAGCGGAAAGTCAGAAATTCACAAATTTTCTGTTATGGCAATGCAGAATTTCTTGAGTGAAATGAGAAGGCAAACTACCCCCATTGATCAGCAGTTGAACCGGTTGATACAAGCCCAGATCGATGAAAatagagagaaaatgaaatcgATTGTGAAAACTGTAATCTTTTGTGGTCAAAACAACATTCCGTTGAGGGGGAAACGAGATGACAACCCTGATGACAGAAATCTTCAAGGAAACTTTCAAGCCCTTCTGGAGTTCCGTATCGACAGTGGCGATTTAAAACTTAAGGAACATCTCGAGAATGCGCCAAGAAATGCCACCTACCGTTCGAAAACGATACAGAACGAGATTATCGAGACCGTGGGGAATTATATTTCTTCAAAGATCATTGCGGAAGTTAAACAAAGCAGAATGTTTTCTGTTATGGCTGACGAGGCAGCGGatgtttccaacaaagaaaaccTGTCTCTTGTTCTCCGTTATGTCGACTCTTCAAAGAATATTCGAgaggagtttgttggtttttacCTTTGTGGAGAGGAAACAACCGGTAACGCAATCAAGGAGTTGATAATTAATACAGTGCGTGACCTTGGTTTGACCATGGATAATTGTAGAGGTCAATCTTATGATGGTGCTGGAAACATGGCAGGCAGGTACGTTGGTGCATCAACATTAATCCAAAATCAGTTTCCCAAAGCGATTTACGTTCATTGCATGAATCACCGTCTCAATCTATGCGTGGCTGATACCTGCTCACTATCGATGGTTCAGAATATGATGGGTACTGTTAGGAAACTCTCCGAATTTTTTAGTAACTCGCCTAAGCGTCAGCATCATCTTGTTGACAAGATTAAGGAACTATTACCCAACAGCAATCACAGAATTTTAATTGACGTTTGTCGCACTCGGTGGATTGCCCGTATTGATGGTTTAGATAGAATTGTTGAGCTCTTAGTCCCAGTTTTGTCAACATTAGAAGATGTGCAGCTCAACAAGGATAAGAATGGTGTTGTTCGTGCTGGTACTTGGAATCCCAAGAGTCGGGATGATGCACGGTCTTTACTTAATGCTGTCACTTTTGGATTTATTGTGACGCTTGTTATTGTTAAGTATATACTAAATTTAACAAGGCCTGCCACAGTTAAGCTGCAAAGTGAAGAAATGGACATTCTCAAGGCCGAGCAGGAAATTACCACTCTACAGAATGCCCTTAAAGACATGCAGACGAACATTGAGGGTCATCATCATCGGTTGTTTGATGAGGCTGTGCAACTTTCCCAGAAAGTTGGTCTTGAACCTAGCAGACCAAGAATTGTTCAGCGCCAAATTTTTCGTAGCAACTGCCCTGCATCAAATCCAGAGGCATACTATCGGATCAACCTTACGCAAGTGTTTTTGGACCATTGCTTGCAGCAACTTCAATCAAGATTTCCTCAAGGAGCCTATGTGTGTTTTAAAGGGTTTTCTGTCATACCATCTGTTCTCCTGAAAACTCCATCAACCTGGAAAGCTCAGATTCAAGAGTTTTGTCATCACTATGCACGCGATCTTCCGAACGTTGTTGGCCTGCCTGCGGAGTTGGAGTTGTGGCAAAGAATATGgacagagaagaaagaaaaggcagAAGACATCCCTGAAAAGATTGCCAATACTTTGAAAAGTGTTGATCCAGTTTCTTTTCCAAACATCTTCACCATCCTAAAGATTCTTGCAACGATTCCTGTTACATCCTGTTCCTGTGAGAGATCAATATCTTGCCTTCGTTATCTTAAGAATTATCTAAGGGCCACAATGGGAGAAGAGAGATTGAATGGTTTGGCGCTTATGCATGCTCATAGGGACATTCCTTTGGATTTGGATGAAATCATTAACTTATTTGCGTCTCTCCATCCAAGACGAATGAGAATGGCCAACATTTTATGCAGTGATTCAAGGGATGATTAA